From the genome of Penaeus monodon isolate SGIC_2016 chromosome 16, NSTDA_Pmon_1, whole genome shotgun sequence, one region includes:
- the LOC119582948 gene encoding alpha-(1,3)-fucosyltransferase C-like — MKRAGPVLFMVFTVKLDAQMMLPEPGTMRLCIGIAAALTILIPVIYQAIPNEHNYKPVRLLYDDAFLRMETRPSSHFLEAFRKVAHNSTGPTPAFRSGAIPKFLLWSEPFIANFWMAQTEDVRKGRCPLPCEVTFDQKEIRSADAVLIYIRFLPKRPLQLPALEPRDPRQPWIALSFEAPPRANKNFYDDFHLLNGAFNRTMLYRRDADVVVPHGFVVGRGEEADLLPEIWHGPPISKIPSRERKIAVAFISNCKAESGRLEYTRSVQQYISVDIYGKCGPLKCGHSMYVQHSFAFENSLCNDYVTEKLYNILYYPIVPVVLGAANYSTLLPPNSFIDARRFSPVQLATLLRRLSQSPKEYQKYHEWRQHYHVSLWGGQRTLCHLCVRLHDPSFYSTHVVHDFQRWFVNESQCGWK, encoded by the exons ACCAGGAACAATGCGGCTATGCATAGGTATCGCAGCCGCGTTGACTATTCTTATTCCTGTGATATACCAAGCCATACCGAACGAGCACAATTACAAGCCTGTGCGTTTGCTCTATGATGACGCTTTCTTAAGAATGGAA ACAAGACCTTCGAGCCACTTTCTTGAGGCTTTCCGGAAGGTGGCGCATAACTCTACGGGTCCAACGCCAGCTTTCAG GAGCGGTGCCATCCCGAAGTTCCTGCTGTGGTCGGAGCCCTTCATTGCCAACTTCTGGATGGCCCAGACCGAGGACGTGCGCAAAGGGCGATGTCCGCTTCCTTGCGAGGTCACTTTCGACCAAAAGGAG ATAAGGAGCGCGGACGCCGTGCTCATTTACATCCGGTTTTTGCCGAAGCGGCCCCTGCAGCTGCCGGCGCTCGAGCCCCGCGACCCCCGGCAGCCCTGGATCGCGCTCAGCTTCGAGGCGCCTCCGAGAGCCAACAAAAACTTCTACGACGACTTCCACCTCCTCAACGGCGCCTTCAACCGCACCATGCTTTACCGGCGCGACGCTGATGTGGTCGTGCCACACGGCTTCGTAGTCGGGCGCGGCGAGGAGGCCGACCTTCTGCCGGAAATATGGCATGGCCCGCCTATCTCTAAGATCCCCTCCCGTGAGCGCAAAATTGCGGTCGCTTTTATTTCAAACTGCAAAGCTGAAAGCGGCCGCTTGGAATATACACGTAGTGTGCAACAATACATTTCTGTGGACATTTATGGAAAGTGCGGCCCCCTCAAGTGCGGCCACTCAATGTACGTCCAACACAG CTTCGCCTTCGAAAACTCTTTGTGTAATGATTACGTCACAGAAAAACTTTACAACATACTATACTATCCCATAGTGCCAGTGGTTCTCGGAGCAGCTAATTATTCCACTCTGCTTCCACCCAATTCATTCATCGACGCTCGGAGGTTCTCGCCCGTACAGCTAGCGACTTTGCTCCGCCGTCTGTCGCAGTCGCCAAAG GAGTACCAGAAGTACCACGAGTGGCGCCAGCATTACCACGTATCCCTGTGGGGGGGACAAAGAACCTTATGCCACCTATGCGTCCGCCTGCACGACCCCAGCTTCTACAGCACCCATGTCGTCCACGATTTCCAGCGTTGGTTTGTTAATGAATCTCAGTGCGGGTGGAAGTAA